From the genome of Pseudomonas sp. WJP1:
GTCGGTGGCACTTTGGGTGCCCCGCCTGTGGATCAGCGCACCAGGCAAGGTTGCTTGTTGTTGAATTTCCAGCCTGGAATCAGGAACTGCATCGCGACGCTGTCATCCCGCGCGCCGAGCCCCATGCCCTTGTAGACTTCGTGGGCCTTGGCCACCGCGTCCATGTCGATGTCTACACCCAGGCCATGTTTGGTCGGAACCTTGACGTAGCCGCCTTCGATTTTCAGCGGCTCTTTGGTCAGGCGCTGGCCGTCCTGCCAGATCCAATGGGTGTCGATCGCGGTGATCTCTCCCGGCGCGGCGGCTGCGACTTGAGTGAACATGGCCAGGGAGATATCGAAGTGATTGTTGGAATGAGAGCCCCAGGTCAGGCCCCATTCATGACACATCTGGGCCACGCGGACGGAGCCCTGCATCGTCCAGAAGTGCGGGTCGGCAAGCGGGATGTCGACCGATTGCAATTGGATGGCGTGGCCCATTTCGCGCCAGTCGGTCGCGATCATGTTGGTGGCGGTCTTCAGTCCCGTGGCGCGGCGGAATTCGGCCATGACTTCACGGCCCGAGTAACCGTTTTCCGCGCCGCACGGGTCTTCGGCGTAGGCCAGGACATGATGCTGATCGCGGCACAAACGGATGGCCTCCTTGAGCGACCAGGCGCCATTGGGGTCAAGGGTGATTCGTGCATCGGGAAAGCGCTCGGCCAGTGCCGTCACCGCTTCGATTTCTTCATCGCCGCTGAGCACACCGCCCTTGAGCTTGAAGTCGTTGAAGCCGTACCTGGCCTTTGCCGCTTCGGCCAGGCGTACGACCGACTCGGCGGTCATGGCTTTCTCGTGACGCAACCGGAACCAGTCATCATCGGCGTCGGACTCGTTTCGGTAGGCCAGGTTCGTGGCATTGCGATCGCCGACGTAGAACAGGTAGCCGAGCATTTTCACCGCATCGCGTTGCTGCCCTTCGCCCAGCAATGCAGCCACCGGAACCTCGAGGAATTGGCCCAGCAAATCGAGCAGGGCGGCTTCCATGGCGGTCACGGCATGAATGGTGATCCGCAGGTCGAAGGTTTGCAGGCCGCGGCCGGCCGCATCACGGGAGGCGAAGGTGGTGCGCATCTGATTGAGGATGCGCTGGTACTGGCCGATGGGTTGGCCGATCACCAGGCTACGCGCGTCTTCGAGGGTCTCACGGATGCGTTCACCACCCGGTACTTCGCCCACGCCGGTATTGCCGGCGCTGTCCTTGAGAATGACGATGTTGCGAGTGAAGAACGGGCCGTGGGCGCCGCTCAGGTTCAGCAGCATGCTGTCGTGTCCCGCAACGGGTATCACTTGAAAACTGGTGACGACAGGCGACTTGGTGGTGTTGGCAGTATGTTCAGCGTTCATGGCAAGTTCCTATAAATAGAGGTCGTTCAGCGATCAATGGGGTCAGTGCGCTTTGACTGTCGCACCCGTTGGAGCGCCGTTCGGCGATGTCGGCAGGGAGGATGGCTTGGGTGAAGTCCTGGCAAAAAACACCAGTATCGCGGCGAGTACCGAGGTGCCGGCCAGGCCATAGAGGCCGCCTTGAATCGAGCCGGTGGTCTGTTCCAGGAAGCCGAAGGTCGTCGGTGCCACGAAACCACCCAGGTTGCCGATCGAGTTGATCAGCGCGATGACGGCGGCGGCGATACGGGCATCCAGGTAGCCCTGGGGAATGGGCCAGAACAATGAGGACGCGGACTTGAAGCCGATGGCAGCGAAGCAGATGGCGACGAAGGCGAAGATCGGCCCACCGGTGGTGGACAGGAACATGCCGGCAGCGGCAATCAACAGGGCGGTGGCGACCCAGGCTTGCTGGAATTTGAACTTGCCCGACAGCGCCGCAAAGGAGTACATGGCGATGATGGAGATCAGCCAGGGAATCGAGTTGAAAAACCCTACCTGCACGTCGCTCAGGTCACCCATCTTCTTGATGATGCTGGGAAGCCAGAAGGTCGCGGCGTAGATCGTCAGCTGAATGCAGAAGTACAAGGCGCAAAACAGCAGGATCTGACGATCTTTCAGGAGCTTGCCGATGGTCGGCTTGATGGTGGTCAGGGCTTCACGCTCACGTTGCTCCTGATCGATAGCGCCGACCAGTGCATCTTGCTCTTCTCGCGTCAGCCACTTGGCGTCGTGG
Proteins encoded in this window:
- the gudD gene encoding glucarate dehydratase → MNAEHTANTTKSPVVTSFQVIPVAGHDSMLLNLSGAHGPFFTRNIVILKDSAGNTGVGEVPGGERIRETLEDARSLVIGQPIGQYQRILNQMRTTFASRDAAGRGLQTFDLRITIHAVTAMEAALLDLLGQFLEVPVAALLGEGQQRDAVKMLGYLFYVGDRNATNLAYRNESDADDDWFRLRHEKAMTAESVVRLAEAAKARYGFNDFKLKGGVLSGDEEIEAVTALAERFPDARITLDPNGAWSLKEAIRLCRDQHHVLAYAEDPCGAENGYSGREVMAEFRRATGLKTATNMIATDWREMGHAIQLQSVDIPLADPHFWTMQGSVRVAQMCHEWGLTWGSHSNNHFDISLAMFTQVAAAAPGEITAIDTHWIWQDGQRLTKEPLKIEGGYVKVPTKHGLGVDIDMDAVAKAHEVYKGMGLGARDDSVAMQFLIPGWKFNNKQPCLVR
- a CDS encoding MFS transporter — its product is MNNSNNASVVAEDDSVLTRAVSKVKRHVLPLFVIMFILNYIDRVNIGFVRTHMEHDLGIGAAAYGLGAGLFFIGYALFEVPSNMLLQKVGARIWLTRIMFTWGIVATMMAFIQNETHFYILRFLLGVAEAGFFPGVIYYFTRWLPGVERGKAIAIFLSGSAVASLISGPLSGVLLQIEGFGFHGWQWMFAIEGLASVVIGGFVWFWLDSKPHDAKWLTREEQDALVGAIDQEQREREALTTIKPTIGKLLKDRQILLFCALYFCIQLTIYAATFWLPSIIKKMGDLSDVQVGFFNSIPWLISIIAMYSFAALSGKFKFQQAWVATALLIAAAGMFLSTTGGPIFAFVAICFAAIGFKSASSLFWPIPQGYLDARIAAAVIALINSIGNLGGFVAPTTFGFLEQTTGSIQGGLYGLAGTSVLAAILVFFARTSPKPSSLPTSPNGAPTGATVKAH